Proteins from a single region of Nocardioides anomalus:
- a CDS encoding thioesterase family protein: MDTPTYEQLVGLPAYAVQTVPMAFEDNNGQLNVRHYLGIGSEGLDESLEGVGIPHNWPVRAGLACLAAEHHLTYLHELHTGERMSVRVRLLGRSERAVHGLVFVLDDTRERLSTMIEEISLCVRLEPRGTEPWPEEIARNLDARIAEHAALDWSADTSSCLHLR; the protein is encoded by the coding sequence ATGGACACCCCCACCTACGAGCAGCTGGTCGGGCTGCCGGCGTACGCCGTGCAGACGGTCCCCATGGCCTTCGAGGACAACAACGGACAGCTCAACGTCCGCCACTACCTCGGGATCGGCAGCGAGGGGCTCGACGAGTCCCTCGAGGGCGTGGGCATCCCCCACAACTGGCCGGTCCGGGCGGGGCTGGCCTGCCTGGCCGCCGAGCACCACCTCACCTACCTGCACGAGCTGCACACCGGCGAGCGGATGTCGGTGCGGGTGCGGCTGCTCGGCCGCTCCGAGCGGGCGGTGCACGGGCTGGTCTTCGTGCTGGACGACACCCGCGAGCGGCTGTCGACGATGATCGAGGAGATCAGCCTGTGCGTGCGGCTCGAGCCGCGCGGCACCGAGCCGTGGCCCGAGGAGATCGCCCGCAACCTCGACGCCCGGATCGCCGAGCACGCCGCCCTGGACTGGAGCGCCGACACCTCCAGCTGCCTGCACCTGCGCTGA
- a CDS encoding exodeoxyribonuclease III, translating to MRLATWNVNSLRSRIDRVERFLERHEVDVIALQETKAREDQLPLMGLQSMGYELAYSGTNQWNGVALLSRVGLEDVQVGFEGMPGYGEPVAAEARAIGAVCGGVRVWSLYVPNGRKVDDPHYVYKLDWLARLREAAHGWLGEDAALVGDWNIAPRDEDVFDMAAYATSTHVTAPERAAFQAFLDDGWVDVVRPHAPGPEVFTYWDYYRQRFERNRGMRIDFILGSPSLAGRVVHAAIDREERAGQGASDHAPVLVDLD from the coding sequence GTGCGGCTCGCCACCTGGAACGTCAACTCCCTGCGCTCACGCATCGACCGGGTCGAGCGGTTCCTGGAGCGCCACGAGGTCGACGTGATCGCGCTCCAGGAGACCAAGGCGCGCGAGGACCAGCTGCCCCTGATGGGGCTGCAGTCGATGGGCTACGAGCTCGCCTACAGCGGCACCAACCAGTGGAACGGCGTGGCGCTGCTCTCCCGGGTGGGCCTCGAGGACGTCCAGGTGGGGTTCGAGGGCATGCCGGGGTACGGCGAGCCGGTGGCCGCGGAGGCCCGCGCCATCGGCGCGGTCTGCGGCGGGGTGCGGGTGTGGTCGCTCTACGTGCCCAACGGCCGCAAGGTCGACGACCCGCACTACGTCTACAAGCTGGACTGGCTGGCCCGGCTGCGCGAGGCCGCGCACGGCTGGCTGGGCGAGGACGCCGCCCTGGTCGGCGACTGGAACATCGCCCCGCGCGACGAGGACGTCTTCGACATGGCGGCCTACGCCACGTCCACCCACGTCACGGCGCCCGAGCGCGCGGCGTTCCAGGCCTTCCTGGACGACGGCTGGGTCGACGTGGTCCGCCCGCACGCGCCGGGGCCGGAGGTCTTCACCTACTGGGACTACTACCGCCAGCGCTTCGAGCGCAACCGCGGCATGCGCATCGACTTCATCCTCGGCTCGCCGTCCCTGGCCGGGCGCGTCGTGCACGCCGCCATCGACCGCGAGGAGCGCGCCGGCCAGGGCGCCTCCGACCACGCGCCCGTCCTGGTCGACCTGGACTGA
- a CDS encoding TetR/AcrR family transcriptional regulator, with the protein MATRTSSARPSPARDRLLQTASRIFYTRGIHSVGVEEVIATAGVTRSTMYRHFPGKEELVVAYLEAASAAERQRLEEALARSDGPEAAVAALAGAVVAQLSDPAYRGCAFLNAAAEYPDVDHPVHRAVLEHRRWYAETVAATLQPLTGRRTGAAAELFVLLRDGAMAAGCLSDPAEVGRVFRRGVDGLLAGA; encoded by the coding sequence GTGGCCACCCGTACGTCGAGCGCCCGGCCCTCGCCGGCCCGCGACCGGCTGCTGCAGACGGCCAGCCGGATCTTCTACACCCGCGGCATCCACTCCGTGGGGGTCGAGGAGGTCATCGCCACGGCGGGCGTGACGCGGTCGACGATGTACCGCCACTTCCCCGGCAAGGAGGAGCTGGTCGTGGCCTACCTGGAGGCGGCGAGCGCCGCCGAGCGCCAGCGGCTCGAAGAGGCCCTGGCCAGGTCCGACGGTCCCGAGGCCGCGGTCGCCGCGCTGGCCGGCGCGGTGGTGGCCCAGCTGAGCGACCCGGCCTACCGCGGCTGCGCGTTCCTCAACGCCGCGGCGGAGTACCCCGACGTCGACCACCCCGTCCACCGCGCGGTGCTGGAGCACCGGCGGTGGTACGCCGAGACGGTGGCCGCCACCCTCCAGCCGCTGACGGGCCGGCGCACCGGGGCCGCCGCGGAGCTGTTCGTGCTGCTCCGCGACGGCGCGATGGCCGCGGGCTGCCTGAGCGACCCGGCCGAGGTCGGCCGGGTCTTCCGGCGCGGCGTGGACGGGCTGCTGGCCGGGGCCTGA
- a CDS encoding CDP-alcohol phosphatidyltransferase family protein — MERVWAWLVHAYTATGVVLALLMVHFAYQGEVRTVLWLFLAAMFVDGTDGMLARRWRVKELAPEFDGALLDNIVDYITYAFAPMVLLWETGYLPDGVWGGFVAAAPLVASCYQFCRADAKTDDHFFLGFPSYWNIVAFYVVVFTLGEVATTAVLLALVVLVFVPVKYIYPSRTEKLWYTNMTLASLFLVLFGAITSQLPDVPVVLTGLSLAYLAYYVAVSIWLTVRTGNPVAAPAVDPAP; from the coding sequence ATGGAGCGGGTCTGGGCGTGGCTGGTGCACGCCTACACGGCCACCGGCGTGGTCCTGGCGCTGCTGATGGTCCACTTCGCCTACCAGGGCGAGGTCCGCACGGTGCTGTGGCTGTTCCTCGCCGCTATGTTCGTCGACGGCACCGACGGGATGCTCGCGCGGCGGTGGCGGGTCAAGGAGCTGGCGCCGGAGTTCGACGGCGCCCTGCTGGACAACATCGTCGACTACATCACCTACGCCTTCGCGCCGATGGTGCTGCTGTGGGAGACCGGCTACCTGCCCGACGGGGTCTGGGGCGGCTTCGTCGCGGCCGCGCCGCTGGTGGCCTCCTGCTACCAGTTCTGCCGGGCCGACGCGAAGACCGACGACCACTTCTTCCTCGGCTTCCCGTCGTACTGGAACATCGTCGCCTTCTACGTCGTCGTGTTCACCCTGGGCGAGGTCGCGACCACCGCCGTGCTGCTGGCCCTGGTGGTGCTGGTCTTCGTGCCGGTGAAGTACATCTACCCCTCGCGCACCGAGAAGCTCTGGTACACCAACATGACGCTCGCGTCGCTGTTCCTGGTGCTCTTCGGCGCGATCACCTCACAGCTCCCCGACGTCCCGGTCGTGCTCACCGGGCTGTCCCTGGCCTACCTGGCCTACTACGTCGCGGTGAGCATCTGGTTGACCGTGCGGACCGGGAATCCGGTGGCGGCTCCCGCTGTCGACCCCGCACCATGA